Proteins from a genomic interval of Phlebotomus papatasi isolate M1 chromosome 3, Ppap_2.1, whole genome shotgun sequence:
- the LOC129805480 gene encoding elongator complex protein 3: protein MTAEEQRVMVIGEIIQALLKAHHQGVDVNLNTLKANITSKYGLEKTPRLVDIIAAIPDDAKTILLPKLRAKPIRTASGIAVVAVMCKPHRCPHINFTGNICVYCPGGPDSDFEYSTQSYTGFEPTSMRAIRARYDPFIQAYNRVEQLKQLGHSVDKVEYIVMGGTFMSLPEDYRDYFVRNLHDALSGHSSSNVAEAVRFSERSKVKCIGITIETRPDYCLQRHLSDMLNYGCTRLEIGVQSVYEDIARDTNRGHTVKAVCESFNMSKDAGFKVVSHMMPNLPNMDLERDIEQFIEFFENPDFRADGLKIYPTLVIRGTGLYELWKTGRYKSYPPSTLVDLIATILALVPPWTRIYRVQRDIPMPLVTSGVENGNLRELALARMKDLGTACRDVRTREVGIQAIHNNIHPNEVELIRRDYMANGGWETFLAYEDPHQDILIGLLRLRKCSTETFRPELLGNCSIVRELHVYGSVVPVKARDPTKFQHQGFGVLLMEEAERIAREEHGSSKISVISGVGTRNYYRKLGYELDGPYMSKSLL from the exons ATGACTGCGGAGGAGCAGCGAGTGATGGTGATCGGAGAGATCATCCAGGCACTCCTCAAAGCTCACCATCAGGGAGTGGATGTGAATCTCAATACTTTGAAAGCCAATATCACATCCAAATATGGTCTGGAAAAGACTCCCAGACTCGTGGATATAATAGCAGCAATTCCCGACGATGCCAAGACAATTCTTCTGCCCAAATTGCGAGCAAAGCCAATCAGGACAGCCAGTGGG ATTGCAGTTGTGGCTGTTATGTGTAAGCCCCATCGATGTCCTCATATCAATTTCACGGGAAATATCTGCGTGTACTGCCCAGGAGGACCTGACAGTGATTTTGAGTACTCCACACAGAGCTACACTGGCTTTGAGCCAACATCCATGCGAGCCATCAGGGCACGATATGATCCTTTTATCCAGGCCTACAATCGCGTGGAACAGCTCAAGCAGCTGGGCCATTCCGTGGATAAAGTAGAATACATTGTGATGGGGGGAACTTTTATGAGCTTGCCTGAAGATTATCGGGATTACTTCGTCAGAAATCTCCACGATGCTCTTTCTGGGCATTCGAGCTCAAATGTGGCTGAAGCTGTGAGGTTTTCTGAGCGCTCGAAGGTCAAGTGCATTGGAATAACCATTGAAACCCGTCCGGACTACTGTCTACAACGACATCTCAGTGATATGCTGAACTACGGATGCACTAGGCTGGAGATTGGGGTGCAGTCAGTCTACGAGGATATTGCCAGGGATACAAACCGAGGGCATACGGTTAAGGCTGTCTGTGAGAGCTTCAACATGTCCAAGGATGCGGGCTTCAAGGTTGTCTCCCACATGATGCCTAATCTCCCAAATATGGATCTCGAGCGGGATATTGAGCAATTTATTGAGTTCTTCGAGAATCCCGACTTCCGGGCTGATGGACTGAAGATCTATCCAACTCTCGTGATCCGGGGCACAGGGCTGTATGAACTGTGGAAAACTGGAAGATACAAATCCTACCCACCATCTACTCTAGTCGACCTCATAGCCACAATCCTCGCCCTTGTTCCGCCCTGGACCAGGATCTACCGAGTCCAACGGGATATTCCTATGCCGCTAGTGACCTCTGGAGTGGAAAATGGAAATCTCCGGGAACTAGCACTGGCCAGAATGAAAGATCTAGGCACAGCTTGTCGAGATGTGAGGACACGTGAAGTGGGCATTCAGGCCATTCACAACAACATCCATCCAAATGAAGTTGAACTCATTCGGAGGGATTACATGGCCAATGGGGGATGGGAGACTTTCCTGGCCTACGAAGATCCACACCAGGACATCCTCATTGGGCTACTGAGGCTCAGGAAATGCTCTACGGAGACATTCAGGCCAGAACTTCTGGGCAATTGTTCAATTGTCCGGGAGCTTCATGTTTACGGAAGTGTTGTGCCAGTGAAAGCAAGGGATCCCACAAAGTTTCAGCATCAGGGCTTTGGGGTGCTACTGATGGAGGAAGCTGAGAGGATTGCTCGTGAAGAACATGGTAGCTCAAAGATTTCAGTGATTTCGGGAGTTGGAACAAGGAATTACTACCGAAAGCTGGGCTATGAACTCGATGGACCCTACATGAGTAAATCATTGTTGTGA
- the LOC129805482 gene encoding uncharacterized protein LOC129805482 yields MATYNAKPDLGDEKNDYDSDSSETVQELKDFSDNFAFSNLSTCWVCNGYYGPCFGQPVCGTCHAFLFPAVTDDIVVTQLSDDEEDSGNDEPPQNSTHSERVEEEDNEEIEDEEIGDEEDEDTEEEVNPMEIAFERPKPNPPRNLNHYLELLSAPRIADRNTSRIELFPVEVLLKIFSYLDDISLWNASEVCEQWRRIIQTHTSQTMWKKYTRERWPLFQQIASIGNWFDMYSALMASCFCRTCLFQMSLKTPLRGLVDLIKMKRLRSEITCLRTGSAEGIDAVPLDNQLSHWQGSILGPPGSPYEGGKFFLYIVIPQSYPMSPPTVRFLTKIVHPNVSRHGDVGIDIIQHNWSLALTISKILLSVQSLLTDPFTEICMEPALGQLYDTDRSKFEGLARNWTWKYAMHEVIPPLPFL; encoded by the exons atggCTACATACAATGCAAAACCAGACTTGGGAGATGAGAAAAATGACTACGATAGTGATTCTAGTGAGACGGTGCAAGAACTGAAGGATTTCTCTGATAATTTTGCATTCTCC AATTTATCAACTTGTTGGGTATGCAATGGTTACTACGGTCCCTGCTTCGGGCAACCGGTTTGTGGAACATGCCATGCATTTCTATTCCCAGCTGTGACGGATGATATTGTGGTGACACAGCTGTCTGATGACGAAGAAGACTCAGGGAATGATGAGCCCCCACAGAATTCAACACACAGTGAAAGAGTTGAGGAGGAAGATAATGAAGAGATTGAAGATGAGGAAATTGGTGATGAAGAGGATGAAGACACCGAAGAAGAAGTTAATCCGATGGAGATTGCCTTTGAGCGACCAAAACCTAATCCACCGAGGAATCTCAATCACTATCTTGAGCTTCTATCAGCTCCTAGGATTGCTGATAGAAATACCAGTAGAATTGAACTTTTTCCCGTGGAGGTTCTTCTGAAGATATTCTCCTATCTAGATGACATATCTCTGTGGAATGCTAGTGAAGTATGTGAACAGTGGAGAAGGATCATTCAGACACACACCAGCCAGACCATGTGGAAGAAGTACACTAGGGAGCGTTGGCCACTCTTTCAGCAAATTGCTTCCATTGGCAATTGGTTTGATATGTACTCAGCCCTCATGGCATCCTGCTTCTGTCGCACCTGCCTCTTCCAGATGTCCCTGAAAACACCCCTTCGTGGTCTGGTGGATCTCATCAAAATGAAACGCCTTCGATCGGAAATAACATGCCTGAGAACGGGATCAGCTGAAGGAATTGATGCTGTTCCGCTGGACAATCAGTTATCCCACTGGCAAGGATCGATTTTAGGTCCTCCTGGAAGTCCATATGAGGgcggaaaattctttctctacatcGTCATCCCACAGTCCTACCCAATGTCTCCACCGACCGTCAGATTTCTGACGAAAATTGTCCATCCTAATGTATCCAGACACGGAGATGTGGGAATTGACATTATTCAACACAACTGGTCACTCGCTCTGACAATCTCAAAGATTCTTTTATCTGTGCAGAGTCTCCTCACGGATCCCTTCACTGAG ATCTGCATGGAACCGGCTCTTGGACAGCTCTACGATACGGACAGAAGCAAATTTGAAGGCTTAGCGAGGAATTGGACATGGAAATACGCCATGCATGAAGTGATTCCTCCACTTcctttcttgtaa
- the LOC129805502 gene encoding RNA-binding region-containing protein 3, with translation MEKKENKRALFIKNFPPMFSLSDKTELMRNFGANEVTLVGTNCGRACFGSEQEAEMALSRLHQMDILGYRLCVTYAKEACLKTEPYLRGMPLEKNKGRGVNGSIEGDRLELEKFVGSLLAINHRLNFNQPPASYLRYKYPPATPEIVRAIGYNMLGIPKFYHQVVHIMNRMNLVPPFHGVGPNRNTQDVAVQVNTLGEVGDLKKWKENGCGKERENLVASDESEMESGDEAGCGRVLQRLASKRKNSQSTNDSSRKIRSILNAEKHKTLVLKSQESTPAPSEVFDNARQIAEKSSKPPGFVFNVPKSIENSAPTSKAPSSSSSSSSSSSSSTCASVSTSSQVNAFLSDRQLTENRMPGDQLATMPVFNQYTPGVPSNQLYVKNLAKDVTQDDLKFIFGRYSKRRGDIQIDCKFQGKLRGQAWIKFDTETGTKVGERQVDRALREIHGYILKNKPLHVSYAKSVHSLKSGHFQ, from the exons ATGGAGAAGAAAGAAAATAAGCGTGCCCTCTTTATAAAGAATTTCCCCCCAATGTTCTCATTGAGTGACAAAACTGAGCTAATGCGAAACTTTGGGGCCAATGAAGTGACTTTAGTTGGAACAAATTGTGGTCGTGCATGTTTTGGATCAGAACAGGAAGCAGAAATGGCCCTTTCCCGGCTTCATCAGATGGACATCTTGGG GTATAGGTTGTGTGTGACCTATGCTAAGGAGGCTTGCCTGAAGACTGAACCGTATTTGCGGGGAATGCCTTTGGAGAAGAATAAGGGGAGAGGTGTGAATGGTAGTATTGAGGGTGATAGGCTGGAATTGGAGAAGTTTGTCGGAAGCCTTCTGGCTATAAATCATCGGCTGAATTTCAATCAGCCTCCAGCTTCGTATTTGAGGTATAAGTATCCACCAGCGACGCCGGAAATTGTTAGGGCTATTGGATACAATATGCTAGGGATACCCAAGTTCTATCATCAGGTTGTGCACATCATGAATAGGATGAATCTCGTGCCGCCGTTTCATGGGGTGGGTCCAAATAGGAATACGCAGGATGTGGCTGTGCAGGTGAATACTTTGGGTGAGGTTGGTGACTTGAAGAAGTGGAAGGAGAATGGCTGTGGGAAGGAACGAGAGAATCTTGTGGCATCGGATGAGAGTGAGATGGAATCGGGGGATGAGGCTGGATGTGGGAGGGTACTTCAGCGTTTGGCGTCAAAGCGCAAAAATTCTCAGAGTACCAATGATTCTTCTCGGAAAATTCGATCGATTCTCAATGCAGAGAAGCATAAGACGTTGGTGTTGAAGAGTCAGGAGAGCACTCCAGCACCATCGGAGGTTTTTGACAATGCCAGACAGATTGCTGAGAAGTCCAGTAAGCCTCCGGGTTTTGTGTTTAATGTGCCCAAAAGCATTGAGAATTCTGCTCCTACGAGCAAAGCTCCATCGAGTTCCAGTAGCTCCTCTTCATCCTCATCTTCCAGTACATGTGCCTCTGTCTCGACATCCTCCCAGGTAAATGCCTTCCTGTCTGATCGTCAACTCACGGAGAATCGTATGCCAGGAGATCAGCTTGCCACGATGCCTGTCTTCAATCAGTACACTCCAGGAGTTCCCTCCAATCAACTGTACGTGAAGAATCTGGCCAAAGATGTCACCCAGGATGATCTCAAATTCATCTTCGGGAGGTATTCCAAGCGCCGTGGAGACATCCAGATTGACTGCAAGTTCCAGGGCAAGCTCCGTGGACAGGCTTGGATTAAGTTTGACACTGAAACTGGCACGAAAGTTGGAGAGCGCCAGGTAGATCGGGCTCTTCGCGAGATTCATGGGTACATTCTCAAGAATAAACCTCTTCATGTATCCTACGCCAAGTCTGTCCATTCTCTCAAGTCTGGACATTTTCAGTGA